The Christiangramia forsetii KT0803 DNA segment ACTTGCTATCACCTTCATCCCAATTCCAAGAGCAATTTTAGCAACCTCACGACCAATCCTTCCAAAACCTACAATACCAAGGGTTTTCCCTCTAAGTTCGACTCCGCCGGCATAAGCCTTTTTAAGATCCTTAAATTTTGAATCTCCTTCAAGAGGCATATTTCGATTAGAATCATATAATTTTCGAACTCCTCCAAAAAGATGTGCAAAGACCAGTTCGGCAACCGAGCTTGAAGAAGCAGCCGGGGTATTGATTACAGAAACACCTTTACTTCTTGCATATTCAACATCAATATTATCCATTCCTACGCCACCACGACCTATAACTTTTAGGTGGATACAATTGTCGATAATGTCTTTTCTTACTTTCGTGGCACTTCTTACAAGCAGCACACTAATGGCATTTTCATTTAAATAATCCTTAAGTTGCTCCTGTGCTACTTTTTTTACAATAACTTCAAAACCGGCATTTTTAAGGGTTTCTACTCCACTTTGTGAAATACCATCGTTTGCTAATACTTTCATTCTTAAAATGATCTATAATTAGTTTTATATTTTCTTTTCCAGATCTTTCATTAGATCTATCACGACCTGTACACTTTCCAGGGGTAATGCGTTATACATGGAAGCTCTGTAACCGCCCACACTTCGGTGGCCATTCAATCCATTAATACCAGCATCTTTCCACATTTTATCAAATGTTTCTTTATGGGAATCATCTACCAGGTTAAAGGTAGCATTCATGGGAGACCGATCTTCTTTTGCCGCAAATCCTTTGAACAATGGATTTCGGTCTATTTCATTATAAAGTAAATCTGCCTTTTTGTTATTAAGTTCTTCCATTGCCTTAATACCCCCTTTAGATTTAATCCATCTTAAAGTTAACATTGAAACATACACAGCATAAACCGCGGGTGTATTAAACATACTGTCTTTACCAATATGAGTAGCGTAATTCATCATTGAAGGGATTTCGCGGGATACTTTGCCCAGAATGTCTTCTTTAATGATCACCAGGGTTGTTCCAGCAGGACCCATATTTTTTTGTGCACCGGCATAGATGAGATCGAATTTAGAGAAATCTAACTCTCTTGAAAAAATATCACTACTCATATCGCAAATCAGCGGTTGTGAAGTAGCAGGAAATTCTTTCATCTGTGTTCCAAAAATAGTATTATTACTTGTACAGTGGAAGTAATCAATATCATCAGGTATAGAATAAGACTTAGGAATATAATTGAAATTTTTATCTTTTGATGAAGCCACTTCTTTAATATCCCCAAATAACTTGGCTTCTTTGATAGCTTTTGAAGACCATGTACCTGTATTGAGGTAAGCGGCTTTTTTTTTCAGAAGATTGTAAGCAACCATTAAAAATTGCGTGCTGGCGCCTCCCTGAAGAAACAGGGCCTTATATCCTTTATCTTTTAAGCCCAATAACTCAAGCGACAAAGTTTGGGCTTCTTCCATTACCGCAACAAAGTCTGCACTACGATGAGATATTTCTAAAATAGATAATCCTGAATTATTAAAATCTAAAATAGCCTGGGAAGCTTCCTTAAACACCTCTTGTGGTAAGATGCATGGGCCTGCGCTAAAATTATGCTTTTTCATAAGTGTTATTGTTGATTATAGCAAAGATGCCAAAAATTGAATGGACAAGCTGTTATGGAAACTATAAGATTAAAGTTTAGAGAGAAAGTCTATTGTATCTATATTATCTGCATAATCCCAAAGTTGCGGTTTTTGAGTTTGTCCAAATCCAACTTCTTCTTTACCGGCATTGTTCTTCACGACACACTGAATTTTCTCTTCGTTTTCTTTTAAAATATTATTTAATGCTTCCTCATTTTTATACTTTTCATAGAATAGCGTTGATATAGGAGAACCAAAACTCTCGTCTTCCTTCAGCATTAAAAATCCATTATCCAGCAATTTAAATTCGCTCATTAAATAAACCGCTTTATTATAATCGTAATTATTAGCATATTTATCCTGATTGATTAAAGGATTCCATTTGTACATAGCTTTAAAGAATGAGTCAAAATCATAATCTTTCGGTACAAATAGCTTGGAAACGTTTCTGCAACCAAGGCCATAATATCTAAAAATATCTTCGCCAAGTTTTTCCAGTTCCTCTTTTGTTTCGTTCCCGTTAATAACCGCGACTGAATTTCTATTTTTCCTAATAATGCTTGGTTTGTTCTTGAAATAGTATTCAAAATACCTTGCAGTATTATTACTTCCGGTGGCGATTACCGCATCAAAATTCTCTAATTTATCTTCTGTAAATTTAATTCGGTTTTCATACCTGCTATCCAAAATCATAAGGTATGAAGCGATCACCGGGAGCAATTGCTTGTCATTGCCAGATAATTTCACTAAAACTTTATGACCTGAAACTAGTACAGAAAGAAAATCATGAAAGCCCACTAATGGAATATTTCCAGCCATGACGATACCCACGGTTTTTTCTCCGCTTTGAGAAAGATCATATTCTCCCAGCCATAATTTTAAATTCCGGGGAGTTAGCGCCTCACCCCATTGCTGAAGGGAAAAGATGATATTTTCTCGATTAAACCATCCATTGTAATGAATTGCAGCATCTATTTTTTGATCCATTTCAGCAAAGAATTTATCATTCCCCGGGAGA contains these protein-coding regions:
- a CDS encoding D-2-hydroxyacid dehydrogenase, coding for MKVLANDGISQSGVETLKNAGFEVIVKKVAQEQLKDYLNENAISVLLVRSATKVRKDIIDNCIHLKVIGRGGVGMDNIDVEYARSKGVSVINTPAASSSSVAELVFAHLFGGVRKLYDSNRNMPLEGDSKFKDLKKAYAGGVELRGKTLGIVGFGRIGREVAKIALGIGMKVIASDKNVGESEITLKFYDDQSIKIPVKTEPVETLITKSDFITLHVPAQAKPVIGAREIAKMKDGVGIINAARGGVLDEEALLAAIESGKVSFAALDTYENEPTPAIKLLMNESISLSPHIGAATNEAQERIGIELAEQIISILKKEKKSM
- the serC gene encoding 3-phosphoserine/phosphohydroxythreonine transaminase, whose amino-acid sequence is MKKHNFSAGPCILPQEVFKEASQAILDFNNSGLSILEISHRSADFVAVMEEAQTLSLELLGLKDKGYKALFLQGGASTQFLMVAYNLLKKKAAYLNTGTWSSKAIKEAKLFGDIKEVASSKDKNFNYIPKSYSIPDDIDYFHCTSNNTIFGTQMKEFPATSQPLICDMSSDIFSRELDFSKFDLIYAGAQKNMGPAGTTLVIIKEDILGKVSREIPSMMNYATHIGKDSMFNTPAVYAVYVSMLTLRWIKSKGGIKAMEELNNKKADLLYNEIDRNPLFKGFAAKEDRSPMNATFNLVDDSHKETFDKMWKDAGINGLNGHRSVGGYRASMYNALPLESVQVVIDLMKDLEKKI
- a CDS encoding acyl-CoA reductase, which codes for MTIDDHKSHLITLGKFLKQFQVSNSAQDKDLPGNDKFFAEMDQKIDAAIHYNGWFNRENIIFSLQQWGEALTPRNLKLWLGEYDLSQSGEKTVGIVMAGNIPLVGFHDFLSVLVSGHKVLVKLSGNDKQLLPVIASYLMILDSRYENRIKFTEDKLENFDAVIATGSNNTARYFEYYFKNKPSIIRKNRNSVAVINGNETKEELEKLGEDIFRYYGLGCRNVSKLFVPKDYDFDSFFKAMYKWNPLINQDKYANNYDYNKAVYLMSEFKLLDNGFLMLKEDESFGSPISTLFYEKYKNEEALNNILKENEEKIQCVVKNNAGKEEVGFGQTQKPQLWDYADNIDTIDFLSKL